A window of Cohnella herbarum contains these coding sequences:
- a CDS encoding stalk domain-containing protein, whose translation MSRRSVKKFGVLLGTLLLAIIVGCQSVGGLNLNDMIMKQLDVSGQEQSQLFELELEFNDKLLSEEDAEVTALLNAMKKISLNISHSKTDDKGNLWMTGVFSFGKGDIPFTLHTDKKALRFDIGGAKRPFVLDISQLGSTLGLGSAFGSDSDNLEQALTDSARQLIKNVGAYFVKGLPNPPVISVDRISLPIHGVSTDLTKVHAEINGEQLGEWIPVYLDNLIKDKEGFRATLQGVLQWMKELPPEIKEAFGGEELLEEQFDSEAAIEEAVNELFPLMEEAQKELTEASKQEEWKEIFDKGITAKADLFVDDSLRLRKSSIEIIIAPAAFLDEESPVKSIRIRSDNEMWNVNGEIDIPAVQIPLNALTFDSLFGMEPFQVVRLFEEDSALYGILKNDFKADDQSFELSSEWGIPFIVDSDGIAFVPIRAIMEDFGGRLIVTSGKGEIRVHDPATGQAIDLHLGSAEAKVNEKPITLAHEVFADGPISYMSADDLLGILGAEYTIEELEDGELILKVTRDL comes from the coding sequence GTGAGTAGACGGTCCGTCAAGAAATTCGGAGTTTTGCTGGGTACGTTATTGTTAGCCATCATCGTCGGTTGCCAATCGGTCGGAGGGTTAAACCTCAACGATATGATTATGAAGCAGTTGGATGTTTCGGGGCAAGAGCAGTCGCAGCTATTCGAGCTGGAGCTGGAGTTTAACGATAAGCTGTTGTCCGAAGAGGATGCCGAGGTAACCGCTTTATTAAATGCAATGAAGAAGATCTCATTGAATATTTCCCATTCCAAAACCGACGACAAAGGAAACCTATGGATGACCGGAGTATTTAGCTTCGGTAAAGGGGATATTCCGTTTACGCTGCATACGGACAAGAAGGCTTTAAGATTCGATATAGGAGGCGCGAAACGCCCGTTTGTCTTGGACATTTCCCAACTGGGTTCGACTTTGGGATTGGGCTCCGCGTTCGGAAGCGATTCGGATAATCTGGAACAGGCGTTAACGGATTCCGCGCGCCAACTGATCAAGAACGTCGGGGCATATTTCGTGAAGGGGCTGCCGAATCCGCCGGTTATTTCCGTAGATCGGATATCTTTGCCGATTCACGGCGTATCGACGGACTTAACGAAGGTTCACGCGGAGATAAACGGTGAACAGCTCGGCGAATGGATTCCCGTCTATCTCGACAATCTGATCAAGGACAAGGAAGGTTTCCGCGCGACGTTGCAGGGGGTGCTTCAATGGATGAAGGAGCTCCCGCCCGAGATAAAAGAAGCGTTCGGCGGAGAAGAATTGCTCGAAGAACAATTCGATAGCGAAGCGGCGATCGAAGAAGCCGTGAACGAGCTATTCCCGCTAATGGAGGAAGCGCAGAAAGAATTGACGGAAGCGAGCAAGCAAGAAGAATGGAAAGAAATCTTCGATAAAGGAATAACGGCTAAAGCGGATCTGTTCGTCGACGATTCGTTGCGCCTGCGTAAATCCTCGATAGAAATCATTATCGCTCCGGCGGCTTTCTTGGATGAAGAAAGTCCCGTGAAGAGTATTCGGATTCGCAGCGACAACGAGATGTGGAACGTGAACGGGGAGATAGATATTCCAGCAGTACAGATTCCGTTGAACGCCCTGACGTTTGACTCCCTGTTTGGAATGGAGCCGTTCCAAGTCGTAAGGCTGTTCGAGGAAGATTCTGCGCTGTACGGGATTCTCAAAAACGATTTCAAAGCGGACGATCAATCGTTCGAACTAAGCAGCGAGTGGGGGATCCCCTTCATTGTCGATTCGGACGGAATTGCGTTCGTGCCGATAAGAGCGATTATGGAGGACTTCGGGGGGCGACTAATCGTAACTTCCGGCAAAGGGGAAATTCGCGTCCACGATCCCGCGACGGGGCAAGCGATCGATCTTCATTTAGGTTCGGCGGAGGCGAAGGTTAACGAAAAGCCGATAACGCTGGCGCATGAGGTGTTCGCGGACGGGCCGATCTCCTATATGTCGGCAGATGATTTATTAGGTATTCTTGGCGCGGAATACACGATTGAGGAGCTCGAGGACGGCGAGCTTATCCTGAAGGTGACAAGGGATTTGTAA
- a CDS encoding putative polysaccharide biosynthesis protein — MKKDTLLKSTLILAAAALVARALGIFQRVPLDYLLNDLGNIYYNVANNIYLLLLIVATAGIPSAVSKMVSGRYAVGRVMEAQQVYRAAMLFGAAAGVIITIGLWVVAPFVADTILKEPEAASAIRAIAPSLLLFPMIAMMRGYFQGRQFMTAGGISQIVEQILRVFAAVIIAYALYSIDKTDQQGIASGASLGSVFGSIGAFAVMLYYARKLKVSDRLEPQIQKDTSKRLRLRTIYRELFNLSIPIVMTAITVQLLYTMDNFMIKSLTVGHYDAETINHWTAVYGMNAQSIAGIPIILAVALSQSIIPLISSAHAVGDSARVGHQASLAVRIALFSGMPVVLLLGIGAYSVNGLLFENATGSAVVAMLTLGTLFQIGMMVTNSILLGIGEPKKATMHAITGVLLKIVLSFALAPVFGVYGIIAGTTLCFIWALSFNILSLRKRSKFKLLGGRWIGFLSASGIVAAAIAFVEWAILAIGEGLPDKLAFFLSCAVMGGVLAVLYPALLVYMRVVTAEEVATYPRPVRRLLAPFMKLRSKSTAG, encoded by the coding sequence TTGAAAAAAGACACGTTACTCAAAAGTACGCTTATCCTCGCGGCTGCCGCGCTCGTGGCGCGGGCGTTGGGCATTTTCCAACGCGTACCGCTCGATTATCTTCTGAACGACTTAGGAAATATTTATTACAACGTCGCGAACAACATTTATTTATTATTGCTTATCGTGGCGACTGCCGGCATTCCTAGCGCCGTAAGCAAAATGGTGTCCGGTCGGTATGCCGTAGGCCGCGTGATGGAGGCGCAACAGGTTTATCGCGCCGCGATGCTGTTCGGAGCGGCGGCGGGCGTAATCATTACGATCGGATTATGGGTAGTCGCTCCTTTCGTCGCGGATACGATTCTGAAAGAGCCCGAGGCCGCGTCGGCGATCAGGGCGATAGCGCCCTCTTTGCTCCTGTTCCCGATGATCGCCATGATGAGAGGCTATTTCCAAGGGCGTCAGTTCATGACCGCTGGCGGGATTTCGCAAATCGTAGAACAGATCCTTCGGGTATTCGCCGCGGTTATTATCGCTTATGCCTTATATTCCATAGACAAGACGGATCAGCAAGGAATCGCATCCGGAGCTTCGTTAGGCAGCGTGTTCGGAAGCATCGGGGCATTTGCGGTTATGCTGTATTACGCTCGAAAACTAAAAGTCAGCGACCGGCTTGAGCCGCAAATTCAGAAGGATACTTCGAAAAGACTCCGTTTGCGGACGATTTATCGCGAGCTCTTCAACTTGTCCATTCCGATCGTCATGACCGCGATTACGGTTCAGTTGTTATACACGATGGACAATTTTATGATCAAATCGCTAACGGTCGGACATTACGATGCGGAGACGATTAACCATTGGACCGCGGTGTACGGAATGAACGCGCAATCGATCGCGGGTATCCCGATCATCCTAGCCGTGGCGCTCAGCCAGTCGATCATTCCGCTCATCTCGTCCGCCCACGCGGTAGGAGATAGTGCTCGGGTCGGCCATCAAGCTTCGCTTGCGGTCAGAATCGCTCTCTTCAGCGGAATGCCGGTCGTGTTGCTGCTCGGTATCGGTGCTTATAGCGTTAACGGTTTATTGTTCGAGAACGCGACCGGAAGCGCGGTCGTCGCGATGCTGACTTTAGGTACGTTATTCCAGATCGGCATGATGGTAACGAACTCGATTTTGCTGGGAATCGGGGAACCGAAGAAAGCAACTATGCATGCGATTACCGGGGTACTTCTTAAGATCGTTCTGAGCTTCGCGCTAGCCCCGGTGTTCGGGGTATACGGAATTATCGCCGGAACGACCCTATGTTTTATATGGGCTTTGTCCTTCAACATTCTCAGCTTGCGCAAGAGATCCAAGTTCAAGTTGCTCGGTGGGCGTTGGATCGGCTTCCTGTCGGCTTCGGGGATCGTAGCGGCCGCTATTGCTTTCGTAGAGTGGGCGATACTGGCCATCGGCGAGGGACTCCCTGACAAGCTGGCGTTCTTCCTCTCGTGCGCGGTGATGGGAGGCGTACTAGCGGTGCTCTATCCGGCGTTGCTCGTGTACATGCGCGTCGTAACCGCCGAGGAGGTCGCGACTTATCCTCGTCCCGTCCGCCGTTTATTGGCGCCTTTCATGAAGCTTCGCTCAAAAAGCACGGCAGGTTAA